From the genome of Nitrosomonas sp. Is79A3:
AAATAGGAAAGTGGGATTGATGCTGGCTGAAGGGAAATCATTGAATGATATTTTGAATGAACTCGGGCATGTTGCTGAAGGCGTGCACACGGCACAATCAGTATTAAAACTCGGTGATCGATTGAATATAGAAATGCCGATTACACAAGCAGTCTGTAGTATTTTGCATGAGGGTGTGTCAGCCCGGACAGCCGTCGAAGTGTTGCTAAATCGCGAACAAAAAACAGAAATTTATTAATACAAAATTGACATAAGGAACTTCATGTAGTTTCTATTTTGTGTGATTAGTTAGTTGTTTTTATGAAATTTTGTAGTTCATTTGGATAACTTGCTTCTGTTAAACCGTCTGATTAGTCAGATAAATGATGTGGCAGGAAGGCCTTAATTCGCTTGACCAGGCGTTGGCAGCTTGATATAAGAGCGACTGCAGTACTTGCTTGTGATTTAATTACCATTAACTTAGAAGGGGAATTATATGAACAAATCCGAACTTATCGAAGCTATCGCAAAATCGGCTAAAATTTCTAAAGCCTCCGCAGGAAGTGCATTGGATGGAGCGTTAACTGCAATAAAAGGAGCGCTCAAAAAGAATGAAAGTGTAACTTTGGTCGGATTTGGTACTTTTAAAGTAGGTGCAAGAGCTGCACGTACAGGTCGTAATCCACGTACAGGCGCTGCCATTAAAATCAAGGCAGCCAAGGTTCCTAAATTCAGTGCTGGTAAAGCACTCAAAGATGCAGTAAACTAGCGCACTTTCTGACCGGGTGCTTAGCTCAGCTGGTAGAGCGTCGCCCTTACAAGGCGAATGTCGGCGGTTCGATCCCGTCAGCACCCACCAGTCAATTCAATTTAGCTAGTTCTAGGAGTGGTAGTTCAGTTGGTTAGAATACCGGCCTGTCACGCCGGGGGTCGCGGGTTCGAGTCCCGTCCACTCCGCCAAATAAAAAATTGTAATTGTGTTAGCTGACTGTATAAAAATTCTTCGCCCTTACTTTTTACTTTCTAGTATTTTCAGGTTCTAATAGTGTTTGATTTCGTCAACCGTAAGAAGCGTGTCGTCCAAGTCATAATGGGCTTGGCAGTATTGCCATTTTTATTTTGGGGCGTTGAATCGTATCGAGATAAGGGTGGCGAAGGCTATGTCGCAATAGTAGATGGTGAAGAAATCCCGCGCCGTGAGTACGAACAAGCCTTACGTGATCATCATGAAAGAATGCGAGCCATGCTGGGCGCTAATTTTGATAGCGCAATGCTCGATACTTTCGAAGTAAGAAACTCAGTATTGGAAAGACTTATTCAGCAACGATTGCTACATCGTGAAGCCATTAGTAATGGATTTATTGTTCTGGACTCGCAGCTAGTTAAAACGATCCGGGATATACCCGCCTTTCAAAGGGATAATAAATTTTCCAAACAGCAGTATGAGGAATTGTTGAGAAGTCAAGGTCTTAACCCAGTAACTTTTGAGTCGCGTGTACGTCAAGAGCTTTTGTTACAGCAGTTATTAGATGGCTATAGCGAAAATGCATTTGCCCCTAAAATGGTTGCTGAGAGGGTGCAGTATCTCAGTGAAGTGCAGCGTGAGATCAGTCAATCACAGATTACTCCTGAACAATTTTTATCACAAGTAAACCCAGCAGAAGCGGATATCGCCGCTTACTATGAGAAACATAAAGCCGACTTTAATTTGCCAGAACGTGCGCGGATTGAATATCTGGTTTTGTCGCTGGATGCGGTAGCGAAGAATGAAACAGTAAGTAATGAAGCGATCAACGCTTATTTTGCGGAACATCAGGGTGAATTTGGTCAACCTGAAGAACGTAAAGCCAGTCATATTCTGATTAGTGTGCCACCTGACGCGCCGGACGATGTAAAACAGGCAGCGCGGGACAGAGCCGAGGGAATATTAGAGCAAGTTAGGCAGAATCCTGAGAAATTTGCAGAAATCACCAAGGAAAATTCGGATGATCCAGGCTCAGCAGCGCAAGGGGGAGATCTTGGTTTCTTTGGCCGTGGCGTTATGGTTAAATCCTTTGAAGACAAAATTTTTTCAATGCAACTGGATGAAATCAGTGACATCGTAGAAACAGATTTTGGTTTTCATGTGATTAAACTAACCGCTATCAAGGAAGGGAAAAGCCCCGGTTTGGAAGAGGTACGAGAACAAATCGAGAAGAAACTCAAAATAGAGATGGTAGGAAGTGTTTTTGGGGAGATTGCTGAAGATTTCAGTAATGTGGTCTATGAGCAGGGAGATAATCTGCAGGCAGCAGCAGAAAAATTTGAGTTGCCAATCCAAACGAGTGACTGGATTACCAGAAGTGCAACAGAGCCAGCCATTCTAGCTAATGAAAAGCTTTTGTCGGCAATTTTTTCTGAAGATGTTATTTTAAATCAAAGAAATACTGGTGCTATTGAAGTTAAACCGGATACATTTGTATCCGCTCGTATTCTTGAACACAAGCCTGCTACTGTACAATCACTGATGGTGGTTAGAGATCAGATCGTAGAGAAGCTGAAGAAGCAAATGGCAGAAGCAATTGCCGTTGAAGAGGGGAAAACAAAGCTTGCACGCTTACAAGCCGGTGAAGATGTTGATGATGTAACTTGGAGCGATGCAAAGCAGATTTCTTATATGCAATCGCAAGGATTGGATCATGAAACATTACGTGCCATTTTTAGAGCAGAAACCAATAATTTACCCGTTTATACCGGAACAGCTAATCCAAGTGGCGGGTTTAATCTGGTACGTATCAGTAAAGTTATAGAGCCAGAATCTACAGACAAAGCAAAGCTTGATAACTTTACTAAACAGTTGCAACAGATGATCACGCAAGAAGAAATGTCTTCCTATCTGGCTGCACTCAGGCAGCGCTATGAGGTGAAAATCAAACAAGATAATTTCTAGTTTTTAGAAATTACTCTCGTTGAAATTGCATTATCATAGGCTGGACTTTCTATTCATCAATATTAAATGCGACGGTATTGAATCCTGCATCAACATAAGTTATCTCTCCGGTAATACCGCTGGCAAGATCGCTGCATAAAAAAGCAGCCACATTACCCACTTCATCGGTTGTTACATTGCGGCGAAGTGGTGAAACTTTCTCGGTATAACCCAATAATTTTCCAAAATTTCCGATACCGGAAGCTGCCAGGGTTTTAATAGGTCCAGCAGAGATTGCATTGACGCGTATACCTTTGGGACCCAGGCTGGAAGCCATGAAGCGGACATTTGCTTCAAGGCTGGCTTTGGCTAATCCCATAACGTTGTAGTTTGGCATGACCCGGACTGCACCCAAATAGCTTAATGTTAGCAGCGCGCCATTTCTATTTTGCATTAAAGGTAGCGCAGCTTTGGCGAGCGCAGAAAAGCTATAGGCGCTGATATCATGCGCGATGCGAAAGGCTTCCCGGTTAACACTTTCCAGGTAATCACCGGTTAGCGCTTCACGAGGAGCAAACGCAATTGAATGAATAATGCAATCCAGCCCGTCCCAATGTTTTTTCAGATTTTCAAAACACAGCGTGATTTCATTGTCGCTGGCTACATTACAGGGAAATAGCAAGTTGCTATCAAATTCAGCAGCCAGCTTTTCGACGCGTCCACGGATTTCTTCACCCTGGTAAGTAAAAGCCAGTGATGCGCCTTCACGCTTCATGGCCTTGGCGATGCCATAAGCAATTGAGCGGTTGCTCAGTAACCCAGTAATGAGTACGCGTTTATTTGCGAGAAATCCCATACAAATTTCCTTGTAAAATTGTGTGAATCAGCAAATTATAGCTGAAGGGAGAAATAAGTGGAGTTGTGTAAGAAAAGATATAAGGTATTCGCGTATTATTTTGCTTAAAACAGGCTAATTCCGATAAACTGGGTTTGCAATGGAAAAATTAGTTATGACATCATGGTTGTTGATTCTGCAAGCTTTTGTTTTATCTGCCTGCGGGGATTCTAATTGGAATAATCCCTACTCAGCCGCGGATGCAGAGAAAAATATCCTTTATAATGTATTTACCGAGCGGCCCAAGCATCTTGATCCGGTGCAATCCTATAGTTCTAATGAAATTCAATTCACCGCGCAAATTTATGAACCCCCGCTGCAATATCATTATTTAAAACGCCCTTTTGCATTGATTCCAGCGACGGCAAAAGAAATACCCATTGTGAAATATCTTGATAATGAAGGAAATCAATTAGCGGATGATGCGCAGGCGGCGGATATTGCCTATAGTATTTATGAAATCTCAATTAAACCGGGAATTCTTTTTCAACCGCATCCAGCATTTGTAAGTAATGCGCAAGGTGACTGGTTGTACCATGATCTGAATGAACAAGAAATGGCAGCGGTATTCAAGTTATCTGATTTTCCTCAAACAACTACAAGAGAATTGCTTGCGGAAGATTATGTATATCAGATCAAACGCTTGGCGCATCCCAGATTGCATTCGCCGATATACGGGCTCATGGCGGATTACATAGTGGGGCTCAGCGACTATGCCAAGGTATTAAAACAAGCCGACCAAAATCAATCCGATGGAAAAACATACCTCGACCTGAGAGATTATCAGTTAGCTGGAGTGCAGGTTGTCGATAGATATACTTATCGCATAAAAATAGCCGGTAAGTATCCGCAATTTGTCTATTGGCTGGCGATGCCTTTTTTTGCACCGATTCCTTGGGAAGCGGATCGCTTTTATTCGCAGAAAGGATTAATGCAAAAAAACATTACATTGGACTGGTATCCGGTTGGTACAGGCCCGTATATGTTAACCGAGAATAATCCTAATTTGAGAATGGCATTGGAAAAGAATCCTAATTTTCATGATGAATTCTATCCGGCTGAAGGGATGCCGGGAGATGAAGAAAATGGCTTGTTAATTGATTCGGGAAAGAAATTGCCATTTATCGATAAAATTATTTTTACCCGCGAAAAAGAAAGTATTCCACGGTGGAACAAATTTTTGCAAGGTTATTACGATGCTACCGGTATTGGTTCAGATAGTTTTGACCAAGCCGTGCAGTTGGTGGGTCAGGGAGAAGCAACCGTCACTGAAACCATGGCAGAACAAGGGATAAGGCTGGAAACTACCGTGGCGGTGTCGACTTATTACATGGGTTTTAATCTGCTGGATCCGGTAGTGGGCGGAAGTAATGCGCAGGAACGTGAATCGGCAAGAAAACTCAGGCAAGCGATTTCTATCGCTGTGGACTATGAAGAATTTATTTCAATTTTTGCAAATGGCCGCGGAATGCCGGCTCAAAGTCCGATCTCTCCGGGTATTGCAGGGTATCGTGAGGGGAAAGAAGGTATCAATCCCGTGGTGTATGAATGGATGAATGATCAACCGCAGCGCAAATCAATTCAAGTTGCAAAGGCTTTGCTTGCCGAGGCAGGATATCCAAATGGAATAGATCAGCGAACCGGCGCACCCTTAGTCCTGTATTTTGATGTGACGGCGCGCAGTTCTGAAGACAGATCAAAGCTCGATTGGATGCGTAAACAGTTCCAAAAATTAAATATACAACTGGTGGTAAGGAGTACTGATTACAATCGTTTCCAAGACAAAATCCGTAAAGGAAATGCGCAAATTTTTGAATGGGGGTGGAATGCAGACTATCCTGATGCAGAGAATTTTCTGTTTTTATTGTACGGGCCGCAAAGTAAAGTGCGCAACAGTGGCGAGAATGCGGCTAACTATGATAATACTGAATACAATAAATTATTTGAACAGATGAAGAATATGGATGATGGGCCACAGCGGCAATTAATAATTGATCGTATGGTGGAAATATTACGTCATGATGCCCCTTGGTTGTGGGGATATCATCCAAAAGATTATGGGTTGTATCATTCCTGGTATCAGAATATTAAACCCAACAGAATATCGAATAATAATCTTAAGTATTTAAAAATAGACGCTACGTTGAGAGCGCAAAAACGCCGTGAATGGAATGAGCCGGTATTGTGGCCCATTACGCTGCTGCTGGTGATAGCGGCACTCAGTCTTTTCCCTGCTATAGCGGCTTTTCGCCGTCATGAAAGCAGCACGGCCGTGCGCACAGCATCCTCTTGAAATTACAATATTACATCAGCAATGTTTGGCTATATTATTAGACGTATTTTATATGCAATACCGATTCTCATCGGAGTGAATCTGATTACATTCGCTTTGTTTTTTGTGGTGAATACACCCGATGACATGGCGCGTATGCAATTGGGCATTAAATACGTTACGCCTGAAGCAATAGAAAAATGGAAAATCGAGCGTGGCTATGATAAACCGCTGTTGTTCAATCAGGAAGCTGAGAAACTGGGAAAATTGACCGATACAATTTTCTTCGAGAAATCGGTATCAATGTTTGTTTTCGATTTCGGCCGGGCAGATGATGGACGCGATATTGCACTGGAGATCAAGTCGCGCATGTTGCCTAGCCTTGCCATTGCATTGCCGGTATTTGTCTTGGGATTAGTTGTGTACATTACTATCGCATTGCTGATGGTTTTTTTTCGCGCCACTTATATAGATTTCTGGGGAGTGGTTTTTTGTGTGGCGTTGATGTCTATTTCCAGCTTGTTTTATATTATTGCGGGGCAATTTTTAGTGAGCAAGCTATGGCATTGGGTGCCCATATCGGGTTATGGAAGCGGGCTGGATGCAGCCAAATTTCTGTTGTTGCCTATCCTAATTGGCGTAATCGGTAGCATTGGATCCAGTACGCGCTGGTACCGCACAGTTTTTCTGGAAGAAATGAATAAAGAGTATGTGCGCACAGCCAGAGCGAAGGGGCTGTCCGAGCGTATTGTTTTGTTTAAGCATGTACTCAGGAACGCAATGATTCCTATTTTAACGGGTGCGGTGGTTGTGGTGCCTTTGTTATTTTTAGGCAGCTTGCTGGTTGAATCGTTTTTTGGTATTCCCGGGCTTGGCAGCTATACCATTGATGCGATTAATTCGCAGGATTTTGCAATTGTGCGGGCAATGGTCTTTTTGGGATCAATGCTGTATATCATAGGCTTAATTTTAACCGATATATCCTACACGCTCGTTGATCCTCGAATTCGCCTAGCATAAAGCTGGCAATGTAAGATGCCCCAAAAATAATCTCAGCACCCAGAAACTGAGCATTTAATAGGCCGTTGAAAAACGTTTTCGAGGCAGCCGATGCAAGGCAAAAACAGGCGAAAAAGCGCAGTTTATGCTTAATAAATGAGCATTATGAGTCTGTTTTTAACACCGCAGCGGCAATGCAGATAGTTTTTCAACGGCCTGTTAATCACTCTGGCTAAATAATCGGGATTTTAACAACATGAGTCAACACTATCTCAAACCGCTCTTTTCACCTGAATCGGTTGCTATATTTGGAGCAAGCGATCGTGTGGATTCTGTTGGTCAGATTGTTCTGAGCAACATGCTGAAAAGTGGCTACAAAGGCGTACTTTTTCCCATCAATCCCAAGCATAAAGAAATTCAAGGGCATAAAGCCTATGCCTCATTATTCCAGGTTAGTGAAATTGTAGAACTTGCAGTGATTGCCACGCCCGCGCAAACCGTACCTGACATTATTGAAGATTGCGGCAAGCATGGAATCAAGGCTGCTGTCATTATTTCTGCGGGCTTTTCCGAAATTGGCGCTACCGGGCGGGCATTGGAGTGTGCGGTACTGGAAAATGCGCGCCGCTATGGAATACGCCTGCTTGGTCCCAATTGCCTGGGTATCATGCGTCCTGACAGAGGTCTGAATGCAACGTTTAATAAAGGCAGCGCAAACGCGGGAAATCTGGCTTTTGTGTCACAATCGGGCGCACTCTGCACCGCTATTCTGGATTGGGCGCAGACCAATGATGTGGGGTTTTCCAGTGTGGTTTCTCTGGGTTCAACTGCCGATGTGGATTTTG
Proteins encoded in this window:
- the fabI gene encoding enoyl-ACP reductase FabI, producing the protein MGFLANKRVLITGLLSNRSIAYGIAKAMKREGASLAFTYQGEEIRGRVEKLAAEFDSNLLFPCNVASDNEITLCFENLKKHWDGLDCIIHSIAFAPREALTGDYLESVNREAFRIAHDISAYSFSALAKAALPLMQNRNGALLTLSYLGAVRVMPNYNVMGLAKASLEANVRFMASSLGPKGIRVNAISAGPIKTLAASGIGNFGKLLGYTEKVSPLRRNVTTDEVGNVAAFLCSDLASGITGEITYVDAGFNTVAFNIDE
- a CDS encoding HU family DNA-binding protein translates to MNKSELIEAIAKSAKISKASAGSALDGALTAIKGALKKNESVTLVGFGTFKVGARAARTGRNPRTGAAIKIKAAKVPKFSAGKALKDAVN
- a CDS encoding ABC transporter substrate-binding protein, translated to MTSWLLILQAFVLSACGDSNWNNPYSAADAEKNILYNVFTERPKHLDPVQSYSSNEIQFTAQIYEPPLQYHYLKRPFALIPATAKEIPIVKYLDNEGNQLADDAQAADIAYSIYEISIKPGILFQPHPAFVSNAQGDWLYHDLNEQEMAAVFKLSDFPQTTTRELLAEDYVYQIKRLAHPRLHSPIYGLMADYIVGLSDYAKVLKQADQNQSDGKTYLDLRDYQLAGVQVVDRYTYRIKIAGKYPQFVYWLAMPFFAPIPWEADRFYSQKGLMQKNITLDWYPVGTGPYMLTENNPNLRMALEKNPNFHDEFYPAEGMPGDEENGLLIDSGKKLPFIDKIIFTREKESIPRWNKFLQGYYDATGIGSDSFDQAVQLVGQGEATVTETMAEQGIRLETTVAVSTYYMGFNLLDPVVGGSNAQERESARKLRQAISIAVDYEEFISIFANGRGMPAQSPISPGIAGYREGKEGINPVVYEWMNDQPQRKSIQVAKALLAEAGYPNGIDQRTGAPLVLYFDVTARSSEDRSKLDWMRKQFQKLNIQLVVRSTDYNRFQDKIRKGNAQIFEWGWNADYPDAENFLFLLYGPQSKVRNSGENAANYDNTEYNKLFEQMKNMDDGPQRQLIIDRMVEILRHDAPWLWGYHPKDYGLYHSWYQNIKPNRISNNNLKYLKIDATLRAQKRREWNEPVLWPITLLLVIAALSLFPAIAAFRRHESSTAVRTASS
- a CDS encoding SurA N-terminal domain-containing protein is translated as MFDFVNRKKRVVQVIMGLAVLPFLFWGVESYRDKGGEGYVAIVDGEEIPRREYEQALRDHHERMRAMLGANFDSAMLDTFEVRNSVLERLIQQRLLHREAISNGFIVLDSQLVKTIRDIPAFQRDNKFSKQQYEELLRSQGLNPVTFESRVRQELLLQQLLDGYSENAFAPKMVAERVQYLSEVQREISQSQITPEQFLSQVNPAEADIAAYYEKHKADFNLPERARIEYLVLSLDAVAKNETVSNEAINAYFAEHQGEFGQPEERKASHILISVPPDAPDDVKQAARDRAEGILEQVRQNPEKFAEITKENSDDPGSAAQGGDLGFFGRGVMVKSFEDKIFSMQLDEISDIVETDFGFHVIKLTAIKEGKSPGLEEVREQIEKKLKIEMVGSVFGEIAEDFSNVVYEQGDNLQAAAEKFELPIQTSDWITRSATEPAILANEKLLSAIFSEDVILNQRNTGAIEVKPDTFVSARILEHKPATVQSLMVVRDQIVEKLKKQMAEAIAVEEGKTKLARLQAGEDVDDVTWSDAKQISYMQSQGLDHETLRAIFRAETNNLPVYTGTANPSGGFNLVRISKVIEPESTDKAKLDNFTKQLQQMITQEEMSSYLAALRQRYEVKIKQDNF
- a CDS encoding ABC transporter permease, which translates into the protein MFGYIIRRILYAIPILIGVNLITFALFFVVNTPDDMARMQLGIKYVTPEAIEKWKIERGYDKPLLFNQEAEKLGKLTDTIFFEKSVSMFVFDFGRADDGRDIALEIKSRMLPSLAIALPVFVLGLVVYITIALLMVFFRATYIDFWGVVFCVALMSISSLFYIIAGQFLVSKLWHWVPISGYGSGLDAAKFLLLPILIGVIGSIGSSTRWYRTVFLEEMNKEYVRTARAKGLSERIVLFKHVLRNAMIPILTGAVVVVPLLFLGSLLVESFFGIPGLGSYTIDAINSQDFAIVRAMVFLGSMLYIIGLILTDISYTLVDPRIRLA